One segment of Ipomoea triloba cultivar NCNSP0323 chromosome 12, ASM357664v1 DNA contains the following:
- the LOC115999833 gene encoding DExH-box ATP-dependent RNA helicase DExH18, mitochondrial: protein MARAPARTLLYLCSSSKRNFFRATVFPCSNRFLHARTPEKFQDYPFHEPRLQPQPQFLHTHFAQFTKFGFFGFSGRHFSALVGNDGSCSSPGESVDGEAGNLELGKEENEDGKVGCEKRLDFGHIVGRDPVEIYRELRDASKGEKQTRGDWDSCTEIFSCFAKSGWASNQALAVYIGASFFPTAVLKFRKFFFKKCKTDIVKYLVSLGPSHEAEEFLFPMFVEFCFEEFPDEIKRFRSMVESADLTKPHTWFPFARAMKRRIIYHCGPTNSGKTYNALQRFMEAKKGIYCSPLRLLAMEVFDKVNAVGVYCSLLTGQEKKSVPFSSHVACTVEMVSTDELYDVAVIDEIQMMADSCRGYAWTRALLGLKADEIHLCGDPSVLNIVRRICSDTGDELVEQHYERFKPLVVEAKTLLGDLKNVKSGDCVVAFSRREIFEVKLTIEKLTNHRCCVIYGALPPETRRHQASLFNDPDNEYDVLVASDAVGMGLNLNIRRVVFYNLSKYNGDKIVPVPASQVKQIAGRAGRRGSRFPEGLTTTLHLEDLDYLIECLKEPFDEVKKVGLFPFFEQVELFAGQLSNATFSELLEKFGANCRLDGSYFLCQHGHIKKIANMLEKVQGLSLEDRFNFCFAPVNIRDPKAMYHLLRFASSYAQNLPVNIAMGMPKCSARNDSELLDLETRHQVLSTYMWLSNHFEEEKFPYFKKAEAMAAGVAELLGESLTKACWKPESRSGGKPRMQEKDNREKREKSLPGQQEENKVAAQCS, encoded by the exons ATGGCAAGAGCCCCTGCCAGAACCCTCCTCTATCTCTGTTCCTCTTCCAAGAGAAACTTCTTTAGGGCCACAGTTTTTCCCTGCTCAAACCGTTTCCTCCATGCCCGAACTCCAGAGAAATTCCAAGATTACCCCTTCCATGAGCCCAGATTACAACCCCAGCCTCAATTCTTGCACACCCACTTCGCCCAATTCACAAAGTTTGGATTTTTTGGTTTCAGTGGACGCCATTTTTCGGCGCTGGTTGGGAATGATGGTTCTTGTTCGAGTCCAGGGGAAAGTGTGGATGGTGAAGCTGGGAATTTGGAGTTGGGAAAGGAGGAGAATGAAGATGGGAAGGTTGGGTGTGAGAAAAGACTGGATTTTGGTCATATAGTGGGCCGTGATCCAGTGGAAATTTATAGGGAGCTCAGAGATGCTAGCAAGGGGGAGAAGCAAACCCGGGGAGATTGGGATTCCTGTACTGAGATTTTTAGTTGTTTTGCAAAGTCTGGATGGGCATCAAATCAGGCATTAGCTGTTTATATTGGGGCTTCATTTTTCCCCACTGCAGTGCTTAAATTTCGTAAGTTTTTCTTCAAGAAATGTAAGACTGACATTGTTAAATATTTGGTCTCCCTTGGCCCTTCTCATGAAGCTGAGGAGTTCTTGTTTCCAATGTTTGTTGAATTTTGCTTTGAGGAGTTTCCTGATGAAATTAAGAGGTTTAGGTCTATGGTTGAGTCAGCAGATTTGACAAAACCGCATACTTGGTTCCCATTTGCAAGGGCTATGAAACGTAGGATTATATATCACTGTGGTCCGACTAATAGTGGAAAGACGTATAATGCGCTTCAGAGATTCATGGAAGCGAAGAAAGGGATCTATTGTAGTCCACTAAGGTTGTTGGCCATGGAGGTTTTCGATAAGGTTAATGCTGTAGGGGTTTATTGTAGCCTCCTCACTGGGCAAGAGAAGAAGTCGGTTCCATTTTCGAGTCATGTTGCTTGTACTGTTGAGATGGTGTCTACGGATGAGTTGTATGATGTGGCTGTTATTGATGAAATACAAATGATGGCAGATTCGTGTAGAGGATATGCATGGACGAGGGCTTTGCTTGGGTTAAAGGCCGATGAGATACATTTATGTGGCGATCCGAGTGTTTTGAATATTGTTAGGAGGATTTGTTCTGATACGGGGGATGAGTTGGTAGAGCAACATTATGAGCGGTTTAAACCGTTGGTGGTCGAAGCGAAGACCCTTCTTGGGGATCTGAAAAATGTAAAATCTGGAGATTGTGTTGTTGCGTTTTCGAGGAGAGAAATATTCGAGGTTAAATTGACAATTGAGAAGTTAACGAATCATCGTTGTTGTGTTATATATGGAGCATTGCCACCAGAAACTCGCAGGCATCAGGCTTCGTTGTTTAACGATCCGGATAACGAGTACGATGTCCTGGTTGCTAGTGATGCGGTAGGAATGGGATTGAATCTAAATATTCGACGGGTTGTCTTCTATAACCTGTCAAAATATAACGGTGACAAGATTGTCCCCGTTCCAGCGTCTCAGGTGAAGCAAATTGCTGGAAGAGCTGGCAGGAGAGGAAGCAGATTTCCCGAAGGATTAACCACCACTTTGCATCTGGAGGATTTGGATTATTTGATCGAGTGCTTGAAGGAACCTTTTGATGAAGTTAAGAAAGTCGGGCTCTTTCCTTTCTTCGAGCAGGTCGAGCTATTTGCGGGGCAACTCTCAAATGCCACCTTCTCGGAGTTACTCGAAAAGTTTGGAGCTAATTGCCGTTTAGATGGTTCTTACTTCCTGTGTCAACACGGTCACATAAAGAAAATAGCTAATATGTTGGAGAAAGTCCAGGGATTATCTCTCGAAGATCGTTTCAATTTTTGCTTTGCCCCTGTTAACATCAGAGACCCGAAAGCAATGTACCATCTACTAAGGTTTGCGTCGTCATATGCCCAAAACCTGCCTGTTAACATAGCGATGGGCATGCCAAAGTGCTCTGCCCGTAATGATTCGGAGCTCTTGGATCTCGAGACTAGACACCAAGTGTTGTCTACTTATATGTGGTTGTCTAACCACTTTGAAGAGGAAAAGTTCCCGTATTTTAAGAAGGCTGAGGCAATGGCAGCGGGCGTTGCTGAATTACTGGGCGAGTCACTGACTAAAGCTTGCTGGAAACCAGAATCGAGATCAGGCGGAAAACCTAGGATGCAGGAGAAGGATAATAG GGAAAAGCGTGAGAAATCATTACCAGGACAGCAAGAGGAGAACAAGGTTGCTGCACAATGCTCCTAA
- the LOC115999050 gene encoding NADH dehydrogenase [ubiquinone] iron-sulfur protein 1, mitochondrial, with protein MGLGLLASRTLRSSRVFSPAGRNFFLRSIGSTPELRNAEASAAQEPAAAADLPKRNPVGGARVHFPNPDDAIEVFVDDYPVKIPKGMTVLQACEIAGVDIPRFCYHSRLSIAGNCRMCLVEVEKSPKPVASCAMPALPGMKIKTNTPVAKKAREGVMEFLLINHPLDCPICDQGGECDLQDQSMAFGSDRSRFTEMKRSVVDKNLGPLVKTVMTRCIQCTRCVRFATEVAGVQDLGILGRGSGEEIGTYVEKLMTSELSGNVIDICPVGALTSKPFAFKARNWELKGTESIDVTDAVGSNIRIDSRGPEVLRIVPRLNEDINEEWISDKTRFCYDGLKRQRLNDPMIRGADGRFKTVSWRDALAVVADVIHKVKPEEIVGVAGKLSDAESMMALKDILNRLGSNNVLCEGNGISSNADLRSEYIMNTGISGLEKADVFLLVGTQPRVEAAMVNARIRKTVRATQAKVGYIGPATDFNYDHEHLGTGPQTLTEIAEGRHQFFSALSNAKNPVIIVGAGIFEREDQDAVFAAVQNIAKKANVVRPDWNGLNVLLMNAAQAAALDLGLVPESDKCIDSAKFLYLMGADDVNLDKLPSDAFVVYQGHHGDRSVYRANVILPASAFSEKEGTYVNTEGCAQTTVPAVPTVGDARDDWKIVRALSEVAGVPLPYDSLGAIRSRMRTVAPNLLEIDERQPATFSTLLKPECKQTISPAPFKPVVDNFYMTDSITRASKIMAQCSATLLKK; from the exons GCAACGCCGAGGCTTCAGCTGCTCAAGAGCCTGCTGCTGCGGCGGATCTCCCCAAGCGGAATCCCGTCGGAGGCGCCCGCGTCCACTTCCCCAACCCGGATGACGCCATCGAGGTGTTCGTTGATGATTACCCGGTCAAAATCCCCAAGGGGATGACGGTTCTCCAGGCCTGCGAGATCGCCGGCGTTGACATTCCCAGGTTCTGCTACCACAGCCGCCTCTCCATCGCCGGAAACTGCCGTATGTGCCTCGTCGAGGTCGAGAAGTCCCCCAAACCCGTTGCCTCTTGCGCTATGCCCGCACTCCCAG gaatgaaaataaaaacaaatactcCTGTTGCCAAGAAGGCCCGAGAAGGAGTAATGGAGTTTTTGCTAATCAATCATCCATTAGATTGCCCAATTTGTGATCAAGGTGGTGAATGTGATCTCCAGGATCAGTCTATGGCTTTTGGATCTGATCGGAGCCGTTTTACTGAAATGAAGAGATCTGTGGTTGACAAGAATCTGGGTCCATTGGTCAAGACCGTGATGACCAGGTGCATTCAGTGTACAAG GTGTGTTAGATTTGCAACTGAAGTAGCTGGTGTGCAGGATCTTGGTATTTTGGGTCGTGGTAGTGGAGAAGAAATTGGAACATATGTTGAGAAACTGATGACAAGTGAGCTTTCGGGGAATGTTATTGATATTTGTCCTGTTGGAGCCCTTACTTCAAAGCCTTTTGCCTTCAAAGCTAGAAATTGGGAGTTAAAGGGTACTGAGAGCATTGATGTTACAGATGCTGTTGGTTCAAATATTCGAATTGACAGTAGGGGTCCCGAGGTTTTGCGCATTGTGCCACGTTTGAATGAG GACATAAATGAGGAATGGATATCAGATAAAACACGTTTCTGTTATGATGGTTTGAAGAGGCAAAGGTTAAATGACCCCATGATTCGAGGGGCAGATGGACGATTTAAGACTGTGAGCTGGCGTGATGCCCTAGCTGTGGTTGCTGACGTTATACATAAAGTTAAGCCCGAGGAAATTGTTGGAGTTGCTGGTAAGCTGTCTGATGCAGAATCCATGATGGCACTGAAGGATATCTTGAATAGATTGGGGTCAAACAACGTCTTGTGTGAAGGAAATGGCATTTCTTCAAATGCTGATTTGCGGTCtgaatatattatgaatacTGGCATAAGTGGTTTGGAGAAAGCAGATGTTTTCCTCTTGGTTGGTACCCAG CCAAGAGTCGAAGCTGCAATGGTGAATGCAAGAATCCGTAAAACAGTTCGTGCAACGCAGGCTAAGGTTGGTTATATTGGCCCAGCTACTGACTTCAACTATGATCATGAACATCTTGGCACGGGACCTCAAACCCTAACTGAAATTGCCGAAGGTCGCCATCAATTTTTCTCAGCTCTCTCAAATGCCAAGAACCCGGTCATCATTGTCGGTGCTGGTATATTTGAGAGGGAAGATCAGGATGCAGTTTTTGCTGCTGTTCAGAATATTGCAAAAAAAGCAAACGTTGTTAGACCTGATTGGAATGGACTCAATGTATTGCTGATGAACGCTGCCCAGGCCGCAGCTCTTGACCTTGGGCTCGTGCCAGAATCTGATAAATGCATAGACTCCGCAAAGTTTCTCTATTTGATGGGTGCTGATGATGTCAACCTCGATAAACTCCCGAGTGATGCCTTTGTGGTTTACCAAGGTCACCATGGTGACCGCAGTGTGTACCGTGCCAACGTGATCCTCCCAGCATCAGCTTTTAGCGAGAAAGAAGGAACGTATGTAAATACAGAAGGATGTGCTCAAACCACAGTACCAGCAGTACCCACAGTCGGTGACGCTAGGGATGATTGGAAGATAGTTAGAGCGTTATCTGAGGTTGCAGGTGTCCCGCTGCCTTATGATTCCCTTGGGGCAATCCGCTCTCGGATGAGGACTGTTGCACCAAATCTGTTGGAGATAGACGAGAGACAACCAGCAACATTCTCGACCCTTTTGAAGCCCGAATGCAAGCAAACCATAAGTCCCGCCCCATTTAAACCCGTCGTAGACAACTTCTACATGACAGACTCGATAACCAGAGCATCAAAGATCATGGCACAATGCAGCGCGACATTGCTGAAGAAGTGA